The Flavobacterium johnsoniae genomic sequence CAATCACAATTCCGATTACCATACAAGCCAAACCCACATACAAAAAATTTCTCGCTTTGTCTGAGGCATTACGCCACTCTCCTGTTACAATACCACTCATAATAGCGGTAACCACACATGAGGTATTGAATATGGCATAACCAACAGTATTCCCGCTACTTCCTAATTTAAAAGCGGCATACGCAAACAATGCTGAAGCTGCATAGTGAAAAACAGCCATTACTAAAATTAATATGAAGTTTTGAGAGAAAGCAGGAGTTTTAAAATTTACCCACGCTTTTTTAGTAGACAATTGTCCGATAAAATAAGCGGTCATTACTACACCTCCACTAATGAAAATGGGAAACATTACTGCAACAGCGGTAATCCATTCGGCATTTCCATGTGCTTGACAAGCTTCATGTAAATAAGGTCTTCCGACAGCATTGGCATAACTAAATCCAGTAGCCAATAATCCTCCTACAACAGCGATTATAATACCAGTAGCCATAGATCCTTTTTCAGGAGCGCCGTCTTTTCCAGTTGATTT encodes the following:
- a CDS encoding L-rhamnose/proton symporter RhaT, which produces MTEGMFLAIFAGLMLGLYALPEKFTKDFKYENTWSLFFLLTMFVVPIIASASLITGFSEIFLNMPTEILVKMALASFLWGTGVMMWGKAINHIGLSLGFSLFIGTIILVGSLLPFVVEGLPPTNKLTLILSGLFVVLIGVFANGQAGLIREKFEKSTGKDGAPEKGSMATGIIIAVVGGLLATGFSYANAVGRPYLHEACQAHGNAEWITAVAVMFPIFISGGVVMTAYFIGQLSTKKAWVNFKTPAFSQNFILILVMAVFHYAASALFAYAAFKLGSSGNTVGYAIFNTSCVVTAIMSGIVTGEWRNASDKARNFLYVGLACMVIGIVIVAFGNGVA